One Zingiber officinale cultivar Zhangliang chromosome 10B, Zo_v1.1, whole genome shotgun sequence genomic window, tatcatttgtgacacgtgttgcagtttcttgtggtacttcatcttgtactgttggcattaaagtagatgtgtcctctctcatttcttttagaataattttacttctgggcttgtgatccattatatagtcttcttctaaaaattgggcattggtgctaacaatgaccttctgatctttaggactataaaataaaccacctttcgttcctctaggataacccacaaacacacgaacttctgtacaagattccaacttatcagcatctgctttcaaCACTTGTGCCGGACTACCCTAAATTCGAATATGTCTCagactgggctttcacccattccacaattctgtgggagtagagggtactgatttagagggtaccaagttcagaatgtacactgttatttccagagcgtatccccaaaacgaatttggtaattctgaataactcatcatcgatctaaccatctccataagagtcctattccttcgttctgccacaccattctgttggggtgtaccaggtacggacaattgggattgaatctcggcctctgataagtaattcctaaactctcctaagaagtattcgccaccacgatcaaaccgtagtattttgatacttttaccatgacgtttctccacatcagccttgtactctttgaacttatcaaagtactcagacttgcggcacatcaagtaaatatatccgtatattgaataatcgtctatgaaagaggcaaattattcaaagccacctcttgcctagatagacataggaccacacaaatcagaatgaaccagttctaacacatctttggctctataccccttggccttaaaaggtctcttggtcattttaccttccaagcaagattcataggttggaaaattttccaccactaatgaacccaagagtccatcagctataagcttttgaatcctacttaagttaatatgtccaagccttagatgccaaagatatgtttggttcatttccgaaggttcctttctcttattggaattagaagatgtgttattaattttcatttgttgttttgtgggagaaattagatttaaattatataaattaccaaccaatgcaccagaatagataataaccctatttctctttataaccacattgttattaaaagaaacagaatatccatccaaatacagttcagaaactgaaattaaattctttctgaaactgggtacataaagacaatttctgaaaaccaaacttctattcttttcaaaagataagtagatgtctcccactgcaacagttgccaccttagtagcattgcccatgtagacggttatctctccttcaaatagtcgtggggtttcttggaacccctgcaaagagttgtagacatgatcagtgactcccgtatctacacaccaggtgctggtagataacaccgctgaacatgtttcaactactagagaatgagatatacctttattgttctctttcctatgagAACAGtcagccttccaatgtccagcctgcttgcagatgaagcacttgcccttcggcttcttcattccagcttttggtcctgtacctaaaggtttattcaccttctttgctgaaacaacccatttcttcttcttcttgcctttcgactaagaagtagaaccattttcacatagtgaactgagaactgtgatgaaatataccttctgctgcctgtagttgttagtgagagccctagagccgatcatgtgatgattgttgtatggactcgatgtatcatattcctatttataaaggcatttctttatggttattatacttacttgtgttggtgccaaataactgagtataataatgtccttgagtagaaggttcttatctatacaatcgattggttgaattaataatgagataatatagagaacactactcttaatgattcctagtcaagtattaacattcagggataatgttaatgcgatgagactagtatgtaggtcaactcgataacttgatctcacaagtcatggatattagatatcaagttgacacatgggtatgcattggagaatgtatattgaatgacccgctatgagaaagtatcatggatcgctatatgagtgtcatatactttctcatgtgactattagtatgactatcagtccttagacttgaagtcaccatggttccctacataaggagttgcatactttggcttcgtgaaacgtcacccgtaaatgggtggattaGAAAGGCGACtattgggtatgtaataaattatgcagagggatgtgagtgatgtagaagggatctatccctcctatatgatgggagtgatatcatgattcttgatagagtgagaccactaagtgcgtggtcatgcccaaataagtcaatataagatattgagctcatttgaatagagtgagtctacttggagttcaagatatagattgattagaggatgacacggtctatgactcaattgatcaatttagatatcaaggatagaagaacattgtcacatattgtgagactcacaattagtagtcacaatggtgatgctggatctcaacattcttgtaacttgggtagtaatgatctattgctagataccgctcattgcttatgtttctaaatgggtttaggagcattaccaacattacaagaacatatagggtcacacacaaagggcagttagatggagattaggttcatatgatggaccaagaggattaggttcatgtaatgaaccaaattggattaagagtaatccaaattagactaattgagttggactcaatttgattcatgtgtcgaatgagtctaatttagactatgattcattgagtcaatttaaaccaatgaatagagattcattaaattaaattgatttgagtcaaaggttagatttgatcaaccatgggagataagaggtcaagtttgacttgacttgaaagggaagatgaagggtcaagtttgacttgactaaatgtcacttcattgtgacttggcatgggctggccaatgatgatgtttcacatcatcaaggctacatcattgtgtgccacctcatgaggaagaccaagagccatgactcttggtattacatggaggtataaaatgcTCTAATAAGTGGTCGACCACAAGAGGGGGAAGCAAAGGTGTGCTTATTCAaggtctcttcttctttctctcttcttttctctccttctcctccattgccgagacctctcaagagtgctagcacactctaagtggttctctccaccttttgtccgtgtggatacgtgtagaggagtgtatacttgacactctatgagatccgacaaccatttggacgagcgggataagtgaagagcatcgctacaagggtaatacttcctttttcatgtagatctaaggtagatctagtgtagacaaatatGTACATGAATACTTTTatctatcttcgcacggatctgtggctagcttcgaggtttctgcaacgcaaaaagtaatttttgcggctcgaaattgctaatagtggtatcagagtcatgtgcaaagcttgtacatgtttgtatttattattatgaaaaggtttcagatctataagtttctgtaatttttctacttttttggattttgtgagtatttttcttgtagaggcgaagcaacaagcgcttggacacttgtaggcttcaaataccgagaaaaaccttccgaaacggcaaggtctcacccAAACCAAATTATTTTTTTGGGACAACAACTTAAGGTGCTATTAGATCAGTTTTGGACACTCGCGATATttatttcgcgagaaggggcactgcccctaaccccgcaaggggcattgtctcgtgattgcgcccgaaaatcgctaaacgggaccaccgaggagttgtgactcataaaatttataaaacagtagtaaaattttagaaattcatgtaaaatacataatttagaattatgtatgatattgtgatggtcatggcccaaaaaccccaatgtgattggttaaaattgtgttgtaattcataatatggcctgcgcgctaTTTTAGTAttatgcgtgttgtatatgatatgcgatctgcgcgtcgtgcctcccttattatgttcctattgtaaatagattttagactcgaatgtaacttgagtttcatatttgtaatgtacaaaatgaagcagtggaaggtccactcaaggaggagttacgaagagggtgctgtcaacatatggcggtcaaaaggaggcgcttgaagaagccgttaaccctaggttgatcgtccgatcttttcattggcttgagaagatcgtagtagggccatgacctcatcacaaattaattaatcagtatatatgtatatatatatatatatatcattgcttatgtgtatgtgatgcatgctaatgtagggtaattagtgccttaatacgtatatgatacacatttatgattagattagatcttaatcaagttaactcgaaatgcctaccaagttttgatacccatcactacctcgatcatttgttgttgttgaatctgtcaaagcagagcaacacatattatcttggtagggtgcggagggacaatcttggtcctgcctatcaaagcttgggtgagaacaaactcaattagattgagtataactagttaactcaattggatcgggtaaaactataggcattttccaacggttgggaagatagtataaataagagttgcataaagatgtaattggtaattagttatctaccgatcatactaagtcttgggtgatttagccaaagctaactcaaggcatagtatgatgtggatcttgtcccgtgaGAATTATaactaattggtatgaatctagtagtgtggtttgaccacatccatgacttgattctataaaagccctataattcagtgggagcatcatttaattaaaggcctaattaaatgataagtggaatatgatatttgctttctgctttatttatgtcaCTACTAGAAATAAGATCTATAGGGACACACAAAAATGTCCTTATAGTATACTTTTAGTGACATCAAAGCTATGGTGACATCACTAAAAAATGTATTGAAATGCGATGTTAGCATAGACCCTCTAATATTTCTGACATTTgtataatgtcattataaaatatctATGCTAACTAAAAAAGTGTCTTAAATATTGAAATATACTGACTATCGAAAATGTCACGAAAAGTATACTACATAGACATTTATGTATGCCTTATTATTATCTTAATAAGGACAAATATAAATGTCacctcaattaatttatattaacaattataaatattttaaaaattttgtatatTATTACTGATATTTATTCATAATACAAAACATTCACCACATAATACAAAAAAATATACATCATCACAATTTACTCATCATCACAATTCACCactatataaaatagaaaagttTTACATCCAAAATATCCAATTCATTCACCACGTCATCACAATTCATCTCATCATCACAAAAATACAAATGCAAtactaatgtaaaagtattaaatcCAACACTAAGTAAATACTAACAAAACATTGAGTTTTAGAACTAATAAAGTCTTGTAAAATAAAAAGCTCTATTAATTTACTATCAACTATCTTCAACCATCATATGCAAAATCCAAGTACCTGTCACCTACAAATACAATccaaaaatttgtataagtaaattaaacaatgaaaatataaacataataaacataatttaaaagatgGAATATCATACCAAGTGagaaacaaataaaatatcattCCATAGGCACTTATCAATGGATAGCATCACACTTTGAAATGAAACCCAGGGAAGTGAACCAGTCAACCTCTTGGGGCACAGTTAAAACCTATCTCAACATTCTTCACAAGATCCATTAAAATTATGAGACATGCTTACATGTAGATAAATTTTttgcattaattttttttaaaaataaaataaagatctCAGACTATTGGATGAGTATATTATGAATTGTATGTTTATAGAGCATGGTTCCATGACAAACCTTACCACTAAGGCATGATCACATTCTAAAATATGATAAATCCACAAAAACTTAGCAATATCATATCACACTTGAAGGTCACCAATAGCTTGATCCCCAGCATCCTCCCAATTTGGAAATTGTTCAAACAAATACTTGATTAACATGCCAAACTACAgaagaataaaataaatttattcaacAACAATTACAAGAGGCAACAATAAGTATATAAAATATAAAGTTTAATTAATGagtaattaaaatataaaattaacaaAACTACATGGCATCCCTGATAGAACAACAATAGTCAACAATTAAAAGGTAGCGTCATACACAGAATCCACCTTATTCAAAGTTTATATAGACATACAATGCATTAAGTCAAGGTACCACCATAACAGTTCTGGTTAAGTTGTTGTAATGGGAATCACGTTCCCAAGTGCCATGAAAGTATGGCCCTCACTAAAATAATGACACTAAACTTACACCCTTTTCTGTATTATACTAATATAATACAACTTAATATGGAATATATCCTATATTAATATAATAAACTATAGTAGATATCCATAGGTAATACTAAGTGTGCCACTTTAGAGGTGATATACTGATTGCATTGAGTTACTTGGTGGAAAGCATAATAaaacaaaatgcaaaggaaattttACATGGATGCTTTGTATAAGGGCTGCAGAAGAGGTAGTAGGGGTGGCAATCCCTACTACAAGCAAAGGGAGGGGAGGAGAACAGGAGCTTATATGGTGGATTAGTGAACAAATAAATACTGTTTACCATTTATATTacctttttttaacttatcaagtgTAATCACATTCCAAACTAGGATATCAAACAGGGGAATATGTCGGATTTACATGTTAAAAAATTCCATGTCAACATGTATGTCTGTGATTGTAATTCATAACTTTATTTTGTCTGTAAAAGAACTGTTTCTCTTAAAAGTTTAAAAGTAATTTACCACGAGTTGTTTTACAAAACATAGTTGATCAGGCCCCTTTTTGTATGATGAGATACTTGCAAGAACTGCACCAGTGTATAAATTGATCACGAGATACCAAAGGCAAAGCCAGGAGATAGAGAACTAGGTATCAAACTTAGAACATAAGACAGATAATGTATAAATGTTATGCGGGAAGTAACCAATCTCAGTACATTAGactaatagtaaaaaaaaaagatcTGACTTTTAAAGGAAACACgaaataaaataacaacaagaTTGATTCTTCAGTAACTTAATTTAGGAAGCCCCTTACAGAAAAGACAAAAAAGAACCACAAATGTTACCTGTGTACCCCAATCACCAACATGATTCCTTCGAAGGACTTCCACGTTTGAAAACTCCAACATGCGAGCTAAAGTGTCACCCATAATGGTGGATCTTAAGTGACCAACATGCATTTCCTTTGCAATATTAGGTGATGAGAAATCTACCACTGCCTTTCTAACTGAAAGTATTGGTGCCCATTGCTCAATCCCATTTACCAACATGTTTTGGATATGTTGTGTCATATTTAAATTTCTGCATAACAGATAGAAGAAAGAAAGATATGACTGAGGAAACAGATCAATCTTTCTTTACCTTAGATATCcacttgtttgaaaattttatattcaCAAATCCAGGTCCAGCAACAGAGGTAGATTCAATCATCTTAGATTCAGGAAGATTTTTGGCAATTGCCTGTATAAAATGTCATATCAATATtgttttagagaaaaaaaatgatacaAACCGCCATGAGTATCAGAACAATGTAATATGGCGGCACCTAATTGGCTGTGAATTTTTGACTTTGCAAACATTATGTAGGAACTGATGCTAATGGGAATTATGAGGTACCTGGCCAATAGAACTGGGATTCTTGAACTGGGTTATTTTCCCCTTCAATTGTGACCAAATTACCATTGCATTGTTGCTACATCAAAGTTTTCCTAGTCATTTTCATTCACCAAACAAAGAGCAAATAGTAAAGATGATAACTATAATTATGAAACAATAGAGAAATTAATCTTATAAATATCTAAATTAGAGGAGAATTGCAGTAGCAATAACAATTATACATTCTAACTAATAAGAACTCAAAATGCAATAGACTTGCATAGTCagttttgttggttagtcctaggaaaatcgtaccggctccactatataaaaattttgtacaagtgtcgaacctttccttaaataacctcttgtgttctttagaagttaaattaggaatcacagacggaacttaacatcattgattccaaatttaacttatttgttcttaatggtttagatttgaatcgcaagcggaacttaacactattgattcaaatccacctaagttattaattccataaatattaatttccaaaattggcttccaggactgcatggtgaggcacatgactttcttggatatgggagcaaccaccaccgcctaggcaaagccttttaaggaaagctaatatttatttccttaaataactctaggttaaccaaaaagaacaatcgaaccacaaatttgaaaaagaagaaaacacaaactcgaaaataaaactatttcgaaaactctagaatcatatgcctcttgtgtttggtgtttccaaaaataacaatacaaagaaaaatagtatgatgcggaaaacaattactagttatacctttctttgtaagcaaaaataacctcttgatcttctaccgtattcctcttctaacctcggacgtcgtgtgggcaatgatcttccgagatgagaaccaccaagcaccttcttcttctttgcaaggttcggccaccacaagactccaagagaggatgaggttcggccaccaccaccaagctccaagggatgcaagaatgaaacctcctttctctccttttcttcaagctagatccggccaccacaaggacttcAAGAGAACAAGATaattcggccacaagaaggagaagagagaagaggaagaggccgaccacaacaccaaggaagagagggaggaaaagaataatagagtcgtccaccttgaaggcacctctacctcctcttttatattccttggtcttggcaaataaggaaatttaattaaaaacttctttaattcttttgccatgaaaaataaaatttaatttattaaaaatcaatttccttatttcaataatattggccggccacttatttcccccaaacaaggagagttttaattaaacaagaattaaaacttcctaatttatttccaaaaatttataaaaatttctccaataattttatcccttcatgattggttagtaaaaggaaattttataaattaaaatctttcttttaaacatgtggatgatttccaaaaaggaaagttatctctaaaaattaaaatctcctttcaatctacaaataaggaaagatatcaaatcttttcttaatcttttgtagaaacttataaaagagaatatttaatttttaaactctcttttaaatcatgaacatggttaaaaaggaaagtttttctcaaaattaaaatctacctttcaatctacaaataaggaaagatttcaaatcatttcttaatcttttgtagaaagctataaaaggaaagatttaaattttaaactctcttttaaaaccatggaatccacataagaaaaatttataaataaaatcctttttaatatgatgtggccggccacctaagcttgggctctaagctattggccggccaccttaaggctcaacctttaggcttggccggccctaagcttgagattcaagcttggcttggccgacccctattggttgggtaagaaggtgggtatgtggtgggtataaatctctatatacaagaggctacgatagggaccgagaggaggaattggttttggtttctcgatgaaattaagcatcccgtgttcgccccgaacacataacttaatttcatcaataataattcattccactaaagaactattattgaactaccacaccaatcccaaattacatttttgggctccttcttattatgagtgtgttagtctccctatgtttaagatgtcgaatgtccactaattaagtgagttactgacaactcatttaattaatatcttagtctaagagtagtaccactcaaccttatcatcatgtcggactaagtccacctgtagggtttaacatgataatccttatgagctcctcttggggacattatcaacctagatcactaggacacagtttccttctataatcaacaacacacactataagtgatatcatttcccaacttatcgggcttattgttttatcgaactaaatctcacccattaataaattaaagaaataaatatcaaatagatatgcttgttattatattaggattaagagcacacttccataataactgaggtctttattcctttataaagtcagtataaaagaaacgacccctaaatggtcctgctcaatacactctaagtgtactagtgtaattatataattaagataaactaatacctaattacactacgaccttccaatggtttgttcctttccatctaggtcgtgagctactatttttaatttataaagaaccgataacacgatcttctgtgtgtgacaccacacactatgttatttacaatataaattaattgaacatctacatttgatatatatataaatgtagacacttgaccaatgtgattcttataaatgtttatacaaaatctaggcttttagtatacactccaataatctcccacttatactaaaagacaatgctgtcataaatgctgtcatacatctgattcccattctttcaacatgccctttaaaagctcttgccttaagggccttagtgaaaggatctataggtcatcatttgatgcaatctaggcggcaacaacttctcctcgtttatacgatttctcgtattgggtggtacttgcgctcttttgtctttacttgccttatagactcatggtttcttcgagtttgctactgcaccaccattattacaataaattgtaataatctttggacaaaccagaaatcatatctaagtccatcttgagattACTGAGTCATTTAGCTTCTATGACTGTCTCAatggctgccacttactcagcttctatggttgagtccgaaaaagcacttttgcttatcattcttccatagttatgactttacctcataaagtaaacacaaaaccccgaggttgacttactattatccctatctgattggaggtcaaaatccgtgcaacctgcAAGGACCAAATTatttgccttgtaagctagcatataatctctagtgcctctaaggtatttcaatatatgctttaccacagaccaatgtccttgtccagagttactttgatatctgctaaccatgcccacggtaaaacagatatccaatctcgtacacaacattgcatacattagacttcctacagccgaagcataaggagctgccttcatgtcctttatttcctttgatgtcttcgaagagatctctttaaataaagctactccatgcctaaaaggtaagaaacctttcttggagttctgcatgctaaacgagcaaggattgtatgaagctcgggataagcacaacattcttttcttgcgatcccttatgtctttgatcccaagaatgtgtgcacattctcctaagttcttcatatcgaattgtttggacaaccatacccttacttctgacaacactttgatattgtttccaactaccaaaaatgttatctacgtatagtacaagaaatatcaccacatttccatcacacttcttgtatacacaagactcattcagttattaaataaatccataggtccggattactttattaaaccaaatgttccaagacctagaagctttacttcagtccatagactaattgagcttacacacaagatactctttgctctttgcaatgaaacccttctggttgctatatatggatgttttcttcaagacttccattgaggaaagctgtcttgacatccacttgccaaatagataaaagaatctggatagacttaagcatggctaccggcgaaaaggtttcctttttcaacaagccttgctttgaaagtttccaccttcctgtctatccctgttttcctattgtagacctatatACAccaaatagcttttacaccatttggtggttctataaactcccagattttattagaatacatatattctaattctgtattcattgctctttacaaagatgttgtatctttatcttggagcacttcgtcatatgttcgggaattaggttcatgtttaccaaggATCTAGTCCAAGGCTTtcctaaaacatgaatttttcaggttgcctaacaaccatcccactacgacgaggcactacttcaattgtgtatcatttgtgatacatgttgcagtttcttgtgatatttcatcttgtacagttggtactagattagacgtgtcctttattgttttcttaagaacaaatttacttatgggcttgtggttcattatatagtcctcttctaaaaatcggtcattgatgctaacaatgaccttttgatttttaagactataaaccttctttcgtttatctaggataacccacaaacaagtgaactcctgtccaacttatcattgtctctctttaacatatgtgttggactacccgaatc contains:
- the LOC122029141 gene encoding arginine--tRNA ligase, cytoplasmic-like, which produces MVIWSQLKGKITQFKNPSSIGQAIAKNLPESKMIESTSVAGPGFVNIKFSNKWISKHIQNMLVNGIEQWAPILSVRKAVVDFSSPNIAKEMHVGHLRSTIMGDTLARMLEFSNVEVLRRNHVGDWGTQFGMLIKYLFEQFPNWEDAGDQAIGDLQV